ataaaattaaaaacatgaacaaggagaaactgttaccaatgaagcaaaagagacaaggaaagatattaccatgtcgcatgaatattgggttacctcccaataagtgctaagtttaaagtcttcagccagacttaggaaaggtttagtcaactcgaaccgtataacaataatcggaataactgtgggtcttcaaaaccaaaatgagctgacaaaaggagactgccacaagccagagagtgatagtcttccttaaacagatgtgtcgaccctaatttcctaaaataattaggtttagtatcaaaacttaaaaattgacacattttaaactcatatgttcccacaattggtagaaaattttttggtgggaaaacaaaatcgatcttggaatcatagcctgggtaaaccacatcaaccataggatgggtttctaacgactgaatttccttatggacaccattagattcaggaaaacgtgtatgaagataatcttttagaatggtcgaggcattgatgtcaagtcccaagtgagggacctttttaagagtcaaagcacacggagaacgataatcacccccaaacttagagttttcggcgtctctagatagactggtcacaatctccctaatttctaggtcatcagattcctgaaaatgggaaattgattcttctaagtcaggttcatcctcactaatctctacgagttcatctaagactactgtttccaaatcgttcgactcgaaaacagaattctcaagataaaccggttccacTAAACCATCATCATATTAAGGATTATAAGAGAAATTTTCTAATAaaagctcattaactaaggtgttaatcaaagttacttcctccgatccattaataagttcatcaaataatggattgtccaatactttgtaggctaaaggatcatgaactacatcgtctaaaacggtggtatctctagtcagatccacatccttttgaataggtgaataattattaaaattattgggatctgaaccagaaataatattatcattatgaagctcaaatgGAGTGACTAGTTCCgaatcactatgcctacaaatgtatgattcttcatcaatattatcttcatcataatcatcatgaacctcatctaaagtagtttcttttattctaacctcgtcctctagattgggaaaatattcactattgatatcaagggtagaattggaaacactattttggaaatttagattatttcgagcagcattagctaactgttcattttctgcctctaaaagtgcttgaatttcactgagtgtaacacttatacgttcacaagtctcattgaatatcttagaccgttgtgtactctcttctcttgaactaactgcacgttcatactcccttcgaaattgttggtaggtttcttctagagattgaacaggtttagaaatgtcataatcaggactagtttttaagtaattttccaaaaacgcgtgactagtactataatattcctgattttcttgcacgtaagaccaattcgtgtgtggatagtaattgggctcactatggtatgaaccataaacttgaaaaggttggcgttcccaactactattcccaccatggtcataaaactgatgatgtccatattcaaattcaggtcgatactcattgtattggcttctatcgtaccagttcgacattcttaattgcaaggaaattctacacaaccacaaacaaggctgactcgaccaaatcaaacctatagaatctagcaaacaaaaagcatgatggctccacttagattgttttctagaccagcttctattccttcgaaaaggaattcgttacaatttgagcacacccctctggaatcaatccgagctaatgtaagttgaatcgaggcgagggaagctcagtggagctttgatacctaaggcctcaccgctatcacaaggcggtgcagtcacgcattcaacttacagaaaccatcaagaactttgaagtatgcttaaaagagtaaccaatatttttcgaaagattttcctaccaagctcgttaccctatcggtctcgttctaatcaagttttaagcttgggttcgcgttaggtttcattttcctaaggcgggcaagaagggagcggtgatgaaatccgaacccttatcttgtattggccaggccttgccctttactaggaatttaaaaacagtccaaattcgtcctcattcaatgaatcaccttaaggaatacagtaactcgcttacaggagattcgcgagtgtttcgatggacttacctcccgtaccagacgggggatgaaccgttgaagtcgactcgggccacgactcctatgtcatgtacgaacccgaggggccgagacgatatagtaatcgtcgtccttccctgcacacagtttatatataattttttttttttatatataacccttccgtagggtttaaaattaaaataaattgtccaaagtccagtccaatgaaaagaaatacaaaaaataataataataattacaaaaaaaaatggaaagtcttttaaaaaaaataaaataataattctctctccttttttgtttttttctctctttttttctttatttttttgctttgtcttttttccttctcttttagctttaagctttgattccaaggtctttagtatccaacttcaaacctgtaatacaaagacacaaccaaagagacgtaaaaagaacaaatgaaataataataaaaacctaaaaattctacctaagcacaaatccgcgtcggcggcgccaaaatgattaatatttttgattatgtagtaatgaggttcaaactctcggacttgtgaagattaaatttaaagatttcataaaattatatacaaaattattaacaatgggtgcgagagtaaccaagacactagattccactattatgcaaaattaaatgataaatatttcaaaactctattcagttcttaagtcctcttttatctttaattcactatcaattatacagattctcaaacattatttgtaaaccttaagcatagattatcaagagatcaaaccaagcataacctatcaaactgaataacaaataactaagacaatcattcaaacaatttaaaactctgcaaaagcagcgattaggtgaattatataattaaatgaaatagttacccatttatgttgcatgaatagcttcctccattgccttggttacgagggaattagctcatcatagtataaatgctctcaaaataatttattatggctcaaaaatggtttacaaatgatgagaagaagagaaaatggtgtaaacagctaatgtgcgacccacaggaagcgtcacacaagaacgatacatatgaaatgatgtagtctttgggaaactacgacccacactccaccgtcgctgtcactgttgaagaacgacagtctcttacagtctattgttcttcgtgttcatcttcatgcagcagcagaaacagagttttgttaaactctgatttcgtcttctctagctctccctagctcccaaaactctcgacaccccttccttgtacctggataaacttatttatactcaacagggccctcaaatctctccataacttcaaaatatttcccatgactcggcagtaaagagaaaatattctcggattgttttctttcctttcttgcctactcacgctatcaaccagtgtttacacgctccaaacatgctcccagatcatcaaggaatgtgtcaagacgttgcaaacgcatgccatcttccatacaacatcgacacaatcccgagtatcttttctCAACCATGTATTCCATGATTTCTTTAAACCGAGAatcaagcccaactggatcgattccgacaaccaaaatagcttcccatatccatatcacatctacccaaccagaatcagaggtttagtctacctctaacccctccaaatatccgattgaaatctgccagggaagaaaaaaaaattcccgccaaaactgaaatttgaatttgagaagaaggacaccccttatctaGTGGTCGGCCCTTATCcgctgctggagtccgaataacacatttcccttggggtgtctttagtaatttttctggggtgtttccaacattttttctgggacgcttccggtgcatttatggggtacttccggtacgctatcaacggagctccaaacgccgcatttttaaccaatttcgccgcaagggattatttctccaaaaacacctataaataaataaaataccaaaataagtacaaaaatgggcactaacagtatatacaaatgagatatattagacacataaatgcgtctatcagattaTATTGCTCAACTTACTGAACAAAATGCTTTATCGATTTCTGAACTAACGTAGTCGGTAAAAGATTGTGGTCTTACCGAggagacaagttttaatttttctAGTACTCttcatatttatgatgaaaccgctTTAGATAATGAATCAATGTGtatggagaatgatgatgaacttaatagttgtgatcataggaatagagacattgtcataccaagtgaaggTGGTGTATTTAGTCCAACTCCTGATCGTGTTtatgatcactcgcctattcaaaaggatgagtttaggactgaggaaaccattcttttagACGGTGGGACATATCAGTTCTATAACTATGATGCTTATGAAGAATGCGTTAATTCCGAAGAAATTATAGTTAAGTCTAACGACTTATAGACATTACACTCTATCTATAAGgtttcttttaatcatctttattgtgatattcctattgatTCCTTGGTTGATGATGATTTATTACAGGTTTGCAAATCTAATGGAGAAGCTAATATATCTAGAATTGTTAGCACAACTTTTCGGAAGATTCCTAATTTTGGATTAGAACTGCGTGCTTCTCCAGTATTACTAGATTATTTTGCATCCCGTGAGTTCTCTTTGCCTGTGCATGTCTCCCAAATGGTTTCAGTTCCCACCCACAGTGAACCACTTGGGTGGGTAATTCTTGTTACTGACGATTTATCCTTTGCAAAAACAAGGTATGTGGGCAGCTCTTTCCTTTTGATAATCTCTATATCTTTACGTTGCTACAACGAAGATCTGAGGTTATCACtggttgtatatatttttctttgggttgatccccaactatttaggttgttgatatatggagaaTCCTTTATCTATATTCTAGTAGGtaattctattttcttattttatttttatttgtttattgtcgcatattatgaatttcccatcttaaattttatgttggatgactcaattacattgaggacaatgtaatgtttaagtgtgggggagtggttaactttttcctttttctttttcaggaattttcttgcaatttatgaccagctgtggagcgggtctattgtaggtttgcaggtatattatgaccagctgtgtagcgggtctaaaaaaaaatgatcagctgtgtagcgggtcttaaaaaaataaaaaatatatcatcatggtttttagggttatgactagctgtgtaatgggtctaaaaaaaaatgatcagccgtgtagcgggtcttaaaaaaataatcaaaaaatatATCATCATGGTTTTTaggattatgaccagctgtgtaacggatcttgtgtatggtatttatcatgaccagctgtgtagcgggtcttttgtatggtattttttatgaccagctgtgtagcgggtctaactctcttttatgatatgaccaactgtgtagcgggtcaatttttttgttttgctcgggactagcaaaatgcaagtgtgggggaattgatAAGCACTTAAGTGCGATAAATTTACACCCATAACTgcattagctaggactcattattttactaataatattgttttaaggcttTTGTAGGAAATACAAGTAAATCTGGTAACCCGAATAATAAAACGGCTGAAATTAGACTTATGCGCGTATTTGACCAATCAAATCCGGTCAAAGAAATATGGAAGGTCGTGGCTAATGGGATGAGATTAGGCTTCGAATTAATTTGGCATAATATTTTGTTCGTGGTGGAATTACAAGAATATGGTGACATTAATTAACTTCATTTCTACTAAGTATACTGGTTTTGTTTCCATTTCATTTCTTTAGTGGATTATACAATGCATGGAATGTGATTTACTACTGAGCACTAAATGTGGAAGATCTTTGaagagagtatataaagaaatggaaaaaatcacGTGAAAGATTCTTTGAGATATGATTCAAATGGGTAAAGTGACAACAAAAGATTTATACATTCCTTATTTATGATATTTTGGATGTGTAATAATATCTTTGGACTTTTGGGAAGTAGACAGTGGTTATATAATTGGAGTGTCAACCATGTaacaagggtttttttttttgtggctaCGGTGGAGGTTCGGTCTGGGAGAATTTTGGAGACGATGTTTTTCTTTTGGCTGCCATTGGAGAAGCAAATAACAAGGGGGGAAGAAAACGATTATTACCGGGTGACGACGGTGATATCGGTTTATTATCTCTTacccatttaatttatttttatggattGTGAGAAATCCATTTCTATGGTGTGCTAAATTTTGTAAttagggttcatggagaaagctACTTTGAGTATAGACCATTATGAAATAAATTGGAATTATCTTGGTATTAGGCTATAAAAATGAATCTTGAAGTTTATaattttgtttattgattttGTTAGAATATGAGTTGTTGCACACCGGCTTTGTATGATACATTAGcctaaattcataaattcatatggtttgcaattgtatttgttagtatttgataattcATGTTTAGGTTAAttcttttgatgggttatgcttagacgaagcaaataataattgtgaatctataaattatgtttttgataattctctcgtcattataatttgataggttttttttagaaatttgatgggctatacttaggagatgcgagtttatgATCGGAAATTATAACAATCataggtgttgcaatagaacaaagctataaacacatatttagaattagagttcttttcggtgcataattataaatagtagtggaatccatagaccctggttaccgactcctTCTCATTGcattttattaattttcttttgttttctttctttttaaatCCTTAATTCCATAAATCTCAAAAATATCATTTCTGGTTAGTCGATTAGGAATATTGGTTACGGTATTTTCCATCGCTCCCTGTggaaacgacccgtacttgcctctgtctacattgtagacaccgtgcgattgcggttatatacatataggtatctccggatcctatcaaatCACCCTAACATTCTTAATTGGGTAATAAGTTGGATTAATGCAGGTAGCTCTTCTGATGTCCAAACTTCTTATTAGAAGGACTACTTCCCGTGTACTTATAAGATTACAGCTTGGATGATATGGAAAGATAGATGTTTTGCAAATTTTCAAAATACTAAACCTAATGGAATCCATACTATTGAAAGAATTGAATTGCTAGTTAATCAATGTTGTTTCAAACCAAATTATAAATCTTAATGGCTTACTGGTTCAACAGTCTTATAATTGAGTTTTTCCTGCAATTAATTGTTACAAGATAAACTCAGATGCTTATTTCAAAAAGGAAACTGGTAAAGCAGGCGTTGGACTAATAATTAGAGATTTTGTAGGGACTTTCTATGGAGCCAAAGGATAATACTTTGATGGAGACCTGAATGCCGAACATGAAACTGAGCAGCTGGAATGTAAGGCATCGATGAAAGCAATAGCCTGGCAATCTCAAAGATTTATGAGCAAGTTATTTTTGAATCTGATTCTGAACTTTTAATAAAGTCTGTCAATGAAACATTTCCATATGTTCAGTGGACAAACCATTCTTTCATTTTAGACATcaaatttttattataaaataaaCCGTTATAGTCTTGTTTGTTAGTACCTAAGACTGTATTGTCAAAAAACCAAGAAACAATCGTGCTAGTTTTGAGTTTTATGACAACCTTCCTCCATATATAAACTATTGGATCACTAAGAAAAAACAATGTGGAAACAATCAATTATCttaatataatttatttattcttgaatagaaaaaaaaaactaaatattgGCAtcacatttcttttcttttctttattcattTATAAAACACTTTCactttttagataattttcaatAAACCTTCAACAAACCCATTTGCGGGGAGCATTGAACTGGAAGATGGCACTAACAAACAAAGTGATATTAGTTCCATTGCCTGGCGCCTCAAATGGCAAGTACTAATTCAGTTTGTAGAAATGAGAAGCTGCTGGATGATTAGTACGTGTACGGAGGACAACGTTCGTAGTTTCCTTTTTTGCACCAAAAGATTTCAGGACTCGCACACAAGCCCGTTCGCAAGTTCCCGAACAGCATATCCGCCtcattttccatttttattttttgaaaaactctcaTTTTCCTTATTTATCTCCCACAAAACAATTCCCGCCTTCTCTCAATTTTCCCTTCTCTAAAATTTCTCCCAAAAATTCTTCAAGAAGATTCATCCAATGAtacaaaacaaaaccaaattttcaaagtgatggaAATTCATTATGGAGCCTGAAAGAAGAAATCTAAAGAGGAAACCCCTCTCAGATTGTTCCAACATCCTCACAACCCCAACCACCAACACCGCCGTAAGAAACCCTACAATCCATTCTTCTTCTAAAACATCTCTTCTTCCCGCAAAACTATCTAAATCTAAATCCAAATTCCCTCTTTATACTAAACAAACAGACGAGAATTCTTTTACTACTAGTACTGGATCTAATAATAACGatgaaaaccctagaattctttCTATTCCATCCAAATCGAAGGAAACTTCAGCTGATTTCGGTTCTGAAAACCCTAGgattagagaacggtcttcttctccaaCTCGATTGAGAAAACCTTTAGCTCGTTATGATGCAGAAAACCCTAAAGTTCAAACTCATCCTTGGACTACTCCGCGCTTGAAAAAACCGTTAACTCGTTCTGATGCTGAACAAATTCAAATCCACCCTCCCACTACTCCGCGGTTGAAGAAGCCCTTAACTCGCTCTGATGCTAAACACCCTGGAATTCCAGCCGAGCCTTCTACTCCTCTGAGACCGGACGACACTGGTACTGGTAATTTCTTAATCTTTTTTCTCTTTCATTTTGAAACCTACTTTCTTGAATTAGGTTATGGTTGAGTGAAATTCAAAGTTTAAATCTAAGGTGTGGTGAAGTTTGTTCTCGTTTTAGTTACGTGCATAATCATTGTATAGTGCGATTTAATTTGAAGTTTGGTCTGTATGTTTAAGTATTAACTGAAGATTTTTTCAGTAAGTGTCATAATGGACTTCAACTGTGAGATTATTGAGTTCCTTGGTTGGGATGAAATGCTAGTTACAATAGCTGTCCATGATGTTTGCTTAAAGAATACTGGAATTTAATGTTTTGGTGCTCAATGATATGATCCCTAATCATATATTCCATTTGGACCAGAGACTGTAACAGTGTAACTGCCAACTAGTAATCCCAGGAATCATCAGCCTATTTATTTTGTTTCGCCTGTTTATAGCCATAGGTGCTTGTGAAATATCGTGTCTAAGGTGTGAAAATGTAGATTTAATTGTATATTTTAGCTAAACTTGCTCAGAATATACACTTAATATTGCTGCTGTGATTTGTGATTTCGGGGTTACTGGTTACttaattcttttctttttggcTGTACTAATTCTTTTGTCAACTACAATAACTTATTGATTTGACGAAGTTGAAGGATAAAATCGTTAAATGAACTGCTAGTT
This portion of the Papaver somniferum cultivar HN1 chromosome 11, ASM357369v1, whole genome shotgun sequence genome encodes:
- the LOC113323017 gene encoding uncharacterized protein LOC113323017 isoform X1 — protein: MEPERRNLKRKPLSDCSNILTTPTTNTAVRNPTIHSSSKTSLLPAKLSKSKSKFPLYTKQTDENSFTTSTGSNNNDENPRILSIPSKSKETSADFGSENPRIRERSSSPTRLRKPLARYDAENPKVQTHPWTTPRLKKPLTRSDAEQIQIHPPTTPRLKKPLTRSDAKHPGIPAEPSTPLRPDDTGTESQNDGFRTIYTRRRTVEKTNDKGKQVASAVPFDCSSAEKACTSLFPSSIRDNRAVVDREAAQFKSCTAIRPRAAKKQRLSLPDRLPDRIMPPDPDFIASQVAYFKDVDAFELQEESVSESELE
- the LOC113323017 gene encoding uncharacterized protein LOC113323017 isoform X2; amino-acid sequence: MEPERRNLKRKPLSDCSNILTTPTTNTAVRNPTIHSSSKTSLLPAKLSKSKSKFPLYTKQTDENSFTTSTGSNNNDENPRILSIPSKSKETSADFGSENPRIRERSSSPTRLRKPLARYDAENPKVQTHPWTTPRLKKPLTRSDAEQIQIHPPTTPRLKKPLTRSDAKHPGIPAEPSTPLRPDDTESQNDGFRTIYTRRRTVEKTNDKGKQVASAVPFDCSSAEKACTSLFPSSIRDNRAVVDREAAQFKSCTAIRPRAAKKQRLSLPDRLPDRIMPPDPDFIASQVAYFKDVDAFELQEESVSESELE
- the LOC113323017 gene encoding uncharacterized protein LOC113323017 isoform X3 codes for the protein MEPERRNLKRKPLSDCSNILTTPTTNTAVRNPTIHSSSKTSLLPAKLSKSKSKFPLYTKQTDENSFTTSTGSNNNDENPRILSIPSKSKETSADFGSENPRIRERSSSPTRLRKPLARYDAENPKVQTHPWTTPRLKKPLTRSDAEQIQIHPPTTPRLKKPLTRSDAKHPGIPAEPSTPLRPDDTGTESQNDGFRTIYTRRRTVEKTNDKGKQVASAVPFDCSSAEKACTRDNRAVVDREAAQFKSCTAIRPRAAKKQRLSLPDRLPDRIMPPDPDFIASQVAYFKDVDAFELQEESVSESELE